CAAGATCTTGTACTTCTAAAAAATATGCAGTCGTCATAGTCACAATCAATTATCATGCTCATTCTAGTCAAACTTTCTTTTGGCTAGCCAACTGTACCCACTCCTAGTTGAGTAGAATCTAGAAGATGCCACATCCCACAATCAATTCGAACTCTCTCGAGCATTTAAATCCGGATTATAAGCATTTAAATCCGGATTATAAGCATTCAAACGCTGTTTGACATCTTCTTAAATGTTAGAGAATAGagagtatttttatataaataaatttagtatttatatatCACTAAACATATTTGGTATTTATATATCCTTAAAcagatttgatttttatataaataaaagtattattagttTTTCATATGAATGAAAGGTTCTTGATTCGACACTCATTCCTaatgtattttttgttttaatagtGGATTGAATTGACAATCTTATTTGACTGAATTGAATCAGATTAAGTACTTATGAATAGAGTTGTTTGTTTATGCCGTCCCTGATTCTGATTAAACTCATATCTTACCTTATCCCGTTTATTGCTAGTGGAACAATTAATAGTTTAAGACCATTATATGATTACCTAATTCTTCAAGGAGGCCAAAGGGCAATTTTTCTTTCTAAACTCTCATATGTATATGtgcaattatatttttaaaaattctgtTAGCAGAAAGAAAGTGCATTTTTTAAGTGATGGTGCTTATGGGATCCACGTCCTTTAGTAAATCTATCATAATAATATGAATTCAAATACGGAAAAGCTCTGCATACAAGCCATTAGGGCTTGTATGCTTTACAagtttattaaataataaatttaaaatactcGCTCCTCTAGCTACGTTGATCACACGCGCTATATAATATGCCGCGTATATCTAActtccaaatttaaaatatttgtttccttcttcgttttcgttattttgagatttggttgttcttcttctcgcgCGTTTTCGCTCATTCTTCTCCATCgatcttttcctcttcttttctcactggtatgttcttcgtttacgttctgtttttctctctctgcaACTCGAGCTTCGTTTTCTCTGttgatttgttgttttctgaaatcaaagttcgaactcgttttgaagataatggatccTTCAAGCTCAGATTCTGCGCTGAATCCAGGCGATgtggattatgaatttgaatctaacgaagttcctgaggtttgatttacaGTAATTTGTATAGCATTGTGTAGTTTAAAAATTGCTGAACATTGTTTAATTATCTGGAATTTATAGCAGACGCTCGGGTGTAGATCAATCTCTTCTTTGGGTATATTTTAGCTATTAGTGTGGGTGTATATACACTTTActggttttttgttatttttaattgagttgttgttgttcagttgtattatatgtattatatcagacatgattgtgtgtttttagtttttgagaTGGTGTATTCTGCAGTCTGTGTATTCACAGTTTATGGCTTTAATGGTCATTCTGTAGTTGAGTTGTTTCGGTTCGGGTGTATCATATAagacatgattgggtgtattttgtatcatatctatgggtgtattcaCAGTTCTGACACGGTTTATTGTGCAGCCTCTCTCTGTTGTTGATGACGAGCTTGTTCCGAAGGTCGGAATGACCTTTAGGACCCTTGAAGATGCCGGAAAATTTTACAGGAACTACGCCAAGGCTGCAGGTttctctacaagagttcggtgcacaaataggaagggaaacgagattaagaatcaactgattacatgtagcagagagggaaaatggaaatctaaaatatctccaaCCGAGAAGACCAATCCAACAGCCGGTTTAAactgtcctgcaagaatttatatacacacattgaaggatgtcggtgcttggatcatttcaaaggttgtgctggatcattcacacccctgctgtccaagcaaagcagagatgctcaaacagcacagggaactaagcatgtccattcgtcgtacgatagagaataacgacgaggccggtatcagaccaagcaaaacctaccaatcatttgttgcggctgccgggggtcaccgcgagttaaatttcatcgaaaaggacgtgaggaattacattaccagggaagtgcggaatgtttccgaacaagaagatgcaaaggaattcgGGAAATATTTGTTAaggatgaaagagaagaatccgaATTTCTTTTTCGAGCTCCAACTCGAGGAGGATCAATCGATTAAGCTGGCCTTTTGGGCCGACGCAAGAAGCAGAGCGGCCTGTGAGTATTTCGGAGACGTCATTTCATTCGacaccacctacaatacaaacaggtaacaaactgtccctttttatgatgctaaattaatttatttttactaatcCGCAGCAGAGGTGTATATTGGCCGTGTCATTGGGTGTATTATAAGCATTTGTTGGGGTGTACCTAATGATTTTGCATTCTGGACCATGGCACTTCGtttcaggtataatttggtctgtggttcttttgtcggggtgaatcaccacggccagtcaacacttctcggatgctctttgatgaagaacgaagaaattgaatcattcaaatggttatttcaatgctggcttcgttgcatgggaggaaacgctccgaaagggtttctcaccgatcagtgcgcatcaatgaaaagggctttagaggcctgtatgccaacaacagttcaccgctggtgtatttggcacatcatgaagaagattccaagcaaattaaacgggTACAAGGCACACGCCGATGTCGAACAACAAATGAGccatgttgtttggaactctcacagcaaagactcattcgataggaattggaacgattttctggtgaattttggtcttgcggacaacaagtggctctcaggtaatgtgtttttaaattctgcagcagaggtgtaaattgtACTGTCTCTCGGGTGTATTTTACAGtgtgtgtttgggtgtattatgcagatctgtACGAAGACCGTCACATATGGGTTCCTATCTATCTGGACCACCACTTCTgggcagggatgagaagcacacaaaggagcgagagcatgcattcattttttaacaagtacATCACCCGTAACAGCTCGCTCATTCAGTTCGTCAAACAGTACGATAATTGCCTCGGAAGCAGGgagcaa
This sequence is a window from Arachis stenosperma cultivar V10309 chromosome 10, arast.V10309.gnm1.PFL2, whole genome shotgun sequence. Protein-coding genes within it:
- the LOC130957748 gene encoding protein FAR-RED IMPAIRED RESPONSE 1-like; translation: MLKQHRELSMSIRRTIENNDEAGIRPSKTYQSFVAAAGGHRELNFIEKDVRNYITREVRNVSEQEDAKEFGKYLLRMKEKNPNFFFELQLEEDQSIKLAFWADARSRAACEYFGDVISFDTTYNTNRYNLVCGSFVGVNHHGQSTLLGCSLMKNEEIESFKWLFQCWLRCMGGNAPKGFLTDQCASMKRALEACMPTTVHRWCIWHIMKKIPSKLNGYKAHADVEQQMSHVVWNSHSKDSFDRNWNDFLVNFGLADNKWLSDLYEDRHIWVPIYLDHHFWAGMRSTQRSESMHSFFNKYITRNSSLIQFVKQYDNCLGSREQAERESDAADFHTVIPCATKSPIETQFQDAYTQAKFREVQAQFRGKANCITRLKNSALGYSVYEVGEQVSSSILDKFAVTYDSVAAEVKCQCLLFESRGILCRHALSVLSFEQVSQVSPRYILERWSKKINLFDAASAAHSSSSQYQGQVINYQFRVPAAGDNSLGV